In one Brienomyrus brachyistius isolate T26 chromosome 5, BBRACH_0.4, whole genome shotgun sequence genomic region, the following are encoded:
- the rasd1 gene encoding dexamethasone-induced Ras-related protein 1, which produces MIKKMTPSENEFDIPAKNCYRMVILGSTKVGKTAIISRFLNGRFDEQYTPTIEDFHRKFYSIRGDVYQLDILDTSGNHPFPAMRRLSILTGDVFILVFSLDNRDSFREVQRLKQQIFETKSCLKNKTKENVDVPLVICGNKGDREFYREVQREEIEQLLAGDQQCAYFEISAKRNTNVDQMFQTLFTLAKLPNEMSPDLHRKVSVQYCDMLHRKSIKNKKLKDSDAYGILAPFARRPSVHSDLMYIKEKAIGGGQGKDKERCVIS; this is translated from the exons ATGATTAAGAAAATGACGCCGTCGGAGAACGAGTTTGACATACCTGCCAAAAACTGTTACAGGATGGTCATTCTGGGGTCCACCAAAGTGGGCAAGACGGCCATCATCTCGAGGTTTCTGAACGGCAGATTTGACGAGCAGTACACGCCGACCATCGAAGACTTTCATAGGAAATTCTATAGCATCAGAGGGGACGTTTACCAGCTGGACATTTTAGACACGTCTGGAAACCATCCCTTCCCTGCTATGAGGAGACTCTCCATACTTACAG GTGATGTCTTCATCCTGGTGTTCAGTCTGGACAACAGGGACTCCTTTCGGGAGGTACAGCGACTGAAGCAGCAGATCTTCGAAACCAAGTCctgcctgaaaaacaaaactaagGAAAACGTGGACGTACCGCTGGTGATCTGCGGAAACAAAGGCGACCGTGAGTTTTACCGAGAAGTGCAGAGGGAGGAGATCGAGCAGCTGCTTGCGGGCGACCAGCAGTGCGCCTACTTCGAGATTTCGGCCAAGCGCAACACTAACGTGGACCAGATGTTTCAGACGCTCTTCACGCTGGCCAAGCTGCCCAACGAGATGAGCCCAGACCTCCACCGCAAGGTCTCCGTGCAGTACTGCGACATGCTGCACAGGAAGTCCATCAAAAACAAGAAGCTGAAGGACTCGGACGCGTACGGCATCTTGGCACCTTTCGCCAGGCGGCCCAGCGTGCACAGTGACTTGATGTACATTAAAGAGAAGGCGATCGGCGGCGGCCAGGGGAAGGACAAGGAGAGGTGTGTCATCAGCTAA